A single genomic interval of Christensenellaceae bacterium 44-20 harbors:
- a CDS encoding class I SAM-dependent DNA methyltransferase: MARVAKKKEEAVSLETVLWNCRVALRGVGSTDKNRDAVIGLCFLKFAGDKFEKRRAELKTQYGDIPAFLEKASFYNAVNVFYLKETARWDYIVKNAGANDIAVILDQAMADIEESNPSLKGALSLNLYATLGAPKEKIKQLIDEVNKIDESRFHEEDLIGRVYEYFLQVYAASGTKEDGEFYTPACVVQLIAEMIEPYSGVVYDPCCGSGGMFVQSHKFVESHHGNRKNISVIGQESVQETWRLCKMNLAIRGISHNLGEKNASTFTEDLHKDKKVDFIMANPPFNLKGWRGEDQLLDDPRWQGYGVPRVSNANYAWILHMISKLDVNHGIAGFLLANGALNDPDEYEIRKQLLLNDKIEAIIVLPRDMFYTTDISVTLWIVNMNKKASTVNGRQVRDRRGEVLFMDLRRWDQNVEEIVIDKGKKKKKTVLTPAQIADVKKVYDAWQSVDTILYADVPEFCQSVKILKKDKGRPEDISIEDKDFSLAPSKYIEFIDHDLDIDYAKEMARIQDEMRLLMVSEELSQSMLKDAFRGIGYGID; the protein is encoded by the coding sequence ATGGCAAGAGTAGCAAAAAAGAAAGAAGAAGCGGTTTCCTTGGAGACCGTATTATGGAACTGCCGTGTGGCTCTTCGTGGCGTTGGCAGTACCGATAAAAATAGAGATGCTGTCATCGGACTGTGCTTTTTGAAGTTTGCTGGTGATAAGTTTGAAAAGCGCCGTGCTGAGTTGAAGACGCAGTATGGTGATATTCCTGCATTTTTGGAAAAAGCCTCTTTCTATAATGCGGTCAATGTGTTCTATCTCAAGGAGACTGCCCGTTGGGACTATATCGTAAAGAATGCCGGCGCCAATGATATTGCCGTTATTCTCGACCAGGCTATGGCGGATATTGAGGAAAGTAATCCTTCGCTGAAGGGGGCGTTGTCCCTCAATCTGTATGCTACCCTCGGTGCGCCGAAAGAGAAAATCAAGCAGCTGATTGACGAGGTCAATAAAATCGATGAGTCCCGTTTCCATGAAGAAGACCTCATCGGTCGTGTGTACGAGTATTTCCTACAGGTGTATGCGGCATCCGGCACCAAGGAAGATGGTGAATTTTATACCCCGGCTTGTGTTGTTCAGTTGATTGCCGAAATGATTGAGCCTTACAGCGGTGTGGTATATGATCCTTGCTGCGGCTCTGGCGGTATGTTTGTACAGTCTCATAAGTTCGTAGAAAGCCACCACGGAAACCGCAAAAACATCTCCGTCATCGGACAAGAGAGCGTACAGGAGACTTGGCGTCTGTGCAAGATGAATCTTGCCATCCGTGGTATCTCTCATAACCTTGGCGAAAAGAATGCGTCCACCTTTACAGAGGATCTGCACAAGGATAAAAAGGTCGATTTCATCATGGCAAACCCACCCTTCAATCTCAAAGGATGGCGTGGTGAAGACCAGTTGCTCGATGACCCCCGTTGGCAGGGTTATGGTGTTCCCCGTGTGTCCAATGCGAACTATGCCTGGATTCTGCACATGATTTCCAAACTGGATGTCAACCACGGCATTGCCGGATTCCTTCTGGCCAACGGTGCTTTGAATGACCCTGATGAATATGAAATCCGTAAACAGCTTCTTTTGAATGACAAAATTGAGGCTATTATCGTTCTACCTCGTGATATGTTCTATACCACCGACATTTCCGTTACTCTGTGGATCGTGAATATGAATAAGAAAGCTAGCACTGTAAACGGACGCCAAGTGCGTGACCGCCGTGGTGAAGTTCTGTTCATGGATCTGCGTCGCTGGGATCAGAATGTTGAAGAAATCGTCATTGATAAGGGCAAGAAAAAGAAAAAGACAGTTTTAACTCCTGCACAGATTGCGGATGTCAAAAAGGTCTATGATGCGTGGCAGAGCGTAGATACAATCCTCTATGCAGATGTGCCGGAATTCTGTCAGTCTGTGAAAATTCTGAAAAAGGACAAGGGGCGCCCAGAGGACATTTCCATTGAAGATAAGGACTTTTCTCTAGCCCCAAGTAAATACATTGAGTTTATCGACCATGACCTCGATATCGATTACGCCAAGGAAATGGCCCGCATTCAGGACGAAATGCGCCTGCTGATGGTGTCTGAGGAATTGTCGCAGTCAATGCTCAAAGATGCGTTTAGGGGGATTGGCTATGGCATTGACTAA
- a CDS encoding helix-turn-helix transcriptional regulator, with product MAISYKRLFHLLIERDMTTTQLQQQAGFSSNIVPRMKRNGYVSLDTIESICRTLNCGVDDILEFVPGNGEEK from the coding sequence ATGGCTATTAGTTATAAAAGACTGTTCCATCTGCTGATTGAGAGGGATATGACTACCACTCAGCTTCAGCAGCAAGCCGGATTTTCATCCAATATCGTTCCCCGGATGAAACGAAACGGGTATGTATCCTTAGACACGATTGAAAGTATCTGCCGTACGCTGAATTGTGGTGTGGACGATATATTGGAATTTGTGCCGGGCAACGGCGAAGAAAAGTAA